One Dethiosulfovibrio russensis DNA segment encodes these proteins:
- a CDS encoding formate--tetrahydrofolate ligase, with product MAFLSDIEIAQQAKMKPITEVAAQLGIEEDDLEHYGKYKAKVSYDLWNRIKDDEDGKLILVTAITPTPAGEGKTTTSVGLAQALAKLGKKTTLALRE from the coding sequence ATGGCATTTCTCTCAGACATCGAGATAGCCCAGCAGGCTAAGATGAAACCCATAACGGAGGTGGCCGCCCAACTCGGCATAGAGGAGGACGACCTGGAACACTACGGCAAGTACAAGGCCAAGGTGTCCTACGATCTGTGGAACCGCATCAAGGACGACGAGGACGGCAAGCTCATCCTGGTGACGGCCATTACCCCCACCCCGGCGGGAGAGGGAAAGACCACCACGTCGGTAGGTCTCGCCCAGGCCCTGGCCAAACTGGGAAAGAAGACCACTCTGGCCCTCAGAGAA